A stretch of the Arachis stenosperma cultivar V10309 chromosome 6, arast.V10309.gnm1.PFL2, whole genome shotgun sequence genome encodes the following:
- the LOC130935180 gene encoding leucine-rich repeat extensin-like protein 1: MANPPPVRPWFRLSSIRAAPAPAPAPAPAPAPEPRPFAALPTFRTSSAPSSPQTQPQEPTPVQEAPSRFAAGDARTSAPSSPAQKPPAPSSSLPSSPIPKATVITTSSVPTSPSRKPNTSYSPPRESPKTIKQPVQSPMQSPKLKPSAPPPSPLTLPPSQLKTEPKIPMEAEPKTVLVQSTVEKPRQWHNGNNDFHRETTHHGKHGHESKEKSIHRKVSDSEDSGMKVITIAGENRGAYMELVQSQKKHEPSYLHKKGIVTDHGSEWESSSGGEGSSKQKQKNGKGRGTSSFPMAAYMNSNVQCVNNSLLYNTSCSHHDPGVRLSLSKKPFGDGYHIKEHLEGPSV, from the coding sequence ATGGCTAACCCACCCCCGGTTCGTCCATGGTTTCGCCTAAGCTCCATTCGTGCCGCACCAGCCCCCGCCCCTGCCCCTGCCCCTGCTCCAGCTCCAGAGCCACGTCCGTTCGCGGCTCTTCCTACATTCAGGACTTCTTCGGCACCATCCTCGCCTCAAACTCAGCCTCAAGAACCAACCCCGGTGCAAGAAGCCCCATCACGCTTCGCCGCCGGGGATGCCAGAACATCTGCCCCTTCATCACCGGCTCAGAAACCCCCTGCTCCTTCTTCCTCACTGCCAAGTTCTCCAATCCCAAAGGCTACAGTCATAACCACCTCATCAGTTCCAACTTCACCGTCTCGCAAACCAAACACTTCTTATTCTCCTCCTCGTGAATCTCCAAAAACAATCAAGCAACCTGTTCAGAGCCCAATGCAATCCCCAAAGCTCAAACCATCTGCTCCACCACCCTCTCCTCTTACCCTGCCACCTTCTCAGCTGAAGACAGAGCCTAAGATCCCCATGGAGGCAGAGCCCAAAACCGTTCTCGTTCAGAGCACCGTTGAGAAGCCTCGCCAGTGGCACAACGGCAACAACGATTTCCACAGGGAAACAACCCACCATGGAAAACACGGCCATGAATCCAAAGAGAAAAGCATTCATAGGAAGGTTTCAGATTCAGAGGACTCTGGGATGAAGGTCATAACAATTGCAGGGGAAAACAGAGGAGCATACATGGAACTTGTCCAATCCCAGAAGAAGCATGAACCTAGCTATCTTCACAAGAAGGGAATTGTTACAGATCACGGCAGCGAATGGGAGAGCTCGAGCGGCGGAGAAGGTAGCTCGAAGCAGaaacaaaagaatggaaaagGAAGAGGAACTTCTTCGTTCCCAATGGCTGCTTACATGAACAGCAATGTGCAGTGTGTCAACAACTCTCTTCTTTATAACACTTCTTGCTCCCACCATGACCCGGGTGTGCGCCTTTCACTCTCCAAGAAACCCTTTGGCGACGGTTACCATATCAAGGAACATCTTGAAGGCCCCTCCGTTTAA
- the LOC130936028 gene encoding AAA-ATPase At2g46620, with protein MPAMVILFVALTVLLLFFSFSKKLWRGVEDWFHVYQFLKVPQHNHTTLQENHLYRKVSLYLHSLPSIEDSDFTTLLTGKKHNDILLCLGPNQTIQDCFLGATVFWHNQTDADDGADQNPQFNRARAFVLKIRKVDKRRILRPYLQHIHAVADDIEQQGNRDLRLFMNTAAAAQGGGRWRSVPFTHPCTFETLAMESDLKNRVKSDLESFLRAKQYYNRLGRVWKRSFLLYGPSGTGKSSFVAALANFLRYDVYDIDLSKVPSDSDLKLLLLQTTPKSVVVVEDLDRFLAEKSTAVSSSGMLNFMDGVVSSCCGEEKVMVFTMNSKEHVDPNLLRPGRIDVHIHFPLCDFTAFKTMANNYLGVKEHKLFPQVQEIFQNGASLSPAEIGELMIANRNSPSRAIKSVITALQTDGDGRGSGSPIVRHTGEDDVDEPDAVMCGEGLHTVKDLRKLYGFFRLKNTRRSPSSNTSSMPSPLR; from the coding sequence ATGCCTGCAATGGTCATACTCTTCGTAGCCCTCACCGTTCTgctcctcttcttctccttctccaagaAGCTATGGAGGGGCGTGGAAGACTGGTTCCATGTGTACCAGTTCTTGAAGGTCCCACAGCACAACCATACAACCTTGCAGGAGAATCATCTCTACAGGAAGGTCTCCCTCTACTTGCATTCTCTCCCTTCCATCGAAGACTCTGATTTCACAACACTCCTTACTGGCAAGAAGCATAACGACATCCTTCTCTGCCTCGGCCCCAACCAAACCATTCAGGACTGTTTTCTCGGAGCCACCGTCTTCTGGCACAACCAAACCGACGCCGACGACGGTGCTGATCAGAATCCCCAATTCAATCGCGCCAGAGCCTTCGTTCTCAAGATAAGAAAAGTGGACAAACGCCGAATCCTCCGCCCCTACCTTCAGCACATTCACGCCGTCGCCGACGATATTGAGCAGCAAGGGAACCGCGATCTGCGGCTATTCATGAACACCGCTGCCGCTGCACAGGGAGGAGGAAGGTGGAGATCAGTTCCTTTTACCCACCCCTGCACCTTTGAAACCCTTGCCATGGAGTCCGATCTCAAGAACCGGGTGAAATCCGACCTCGAATCGTTCCTCAGGGCGAAGCAGTACTACAACCGGCTTGGCCGAGTGTGGAAACGGAGCTTCCTCTTATACGGTCCTTCCGGAACCGGAAAATCGAGCTTCGTCGCTGCCCTGGCCAATTTCCTTCGCTACGACGTGTATGACATCGACCTCTCCAAGGTTCCCAGCGATTCGGATCTGAAACTGCTCCTACTACAGACGACGCCGAAAtcagtggtggtggtggaggaccTCGACCGGTTCCTGGCGGAGAAATCCACGGCGGTGAGCTCTTCAGGGATGCTGAACTTTATGGACGGAGTAGTGAGCTCGTGCTGCGGCGAGGAGAAGGTGATGGTGTTCACGATGAACAGCAAGGAACACGTGGACCCGAACCTTCTTCGGCCGGGTCGGATCGACGTTCACATCCACTTTCCCTTGTGCGATTTCACGGCGTTCAAGACGATGGCGAATAACTACCTTGGAGTGAAGGAGCACAAGCTGTTCCCTCAGGTTCAAGAGATTTTCCAGAACGGCGCGAGTCTCAGCCCCGCCGAGATCGGCGAGTTGATGATCGCTAACCGAAACTCACCGAGTCGGGCCATCAAATCGGTGATCACCGCCTTACAAACGGACGGCGATGGGAGAGGGTCCGGGAGTCCGATCGTACGGCATACAGGGGAGGATGACGTGGACGAACCTGACGCTGTTATGTGTGGTGAGGGTCTCCACACGGTTAAGGATTTGCGTAAATTGTACGGCTTTTTCAGGTTGAAGAATACCAGAAGATCCCCCTCCTCCAACACCAGCTCAATGCCCAGCCCCTTGAGATGA
- the LOC130933253 gene encoding uncharacterized protein LOC130933253 yields the protein MAATLTLVRLPTVGYHCHCSSRVRQSALAPISATLDVPKLKDSYSTVVKRASVSLGTITLPFLLQPQDALAVGGEFGILEGRTFALIHPIVLGGLFFYTLWAGYLGWQWRRVRTIQNEINELKKEVKPAPVTPDGNPVEVEVTPSPVQVKIQQLTDQRKELLKGSYRERHFNAGSILLGFGVLEAVGGGVNTWLRTGKLFPGPHLFAGAGITVLWALAAALVPPMQRGSETARNLHIVLNTLNVLLFVWQIPTGIEIVFKVFEFTKWP from the exons ATGGCCGCCACGTTGACCCTTGTGAGGCTTCCAACGGTTGGTTATCATTGTCATTGCAGCAGTAGGGTACGCCAGAGTGCACTTGCTCCCATCTCCGCAACATTGGATGTCCCAAAATTAAAAGACTCTTATTCTACTGTTGTCAAGCGTGCCTCTGTTTCCCTCGGCACAATCACATTACCATTCTTGCTGCAACCACAGGATGCGCTCGCTGTCGGAGGAGAATTCGGAATATTGGAGGGAAGAACCTTTGCTCTCATACACCCTATTGTGTTGGGTGGATTGTTCTTTTATACATTGTGGGCAGGCTACTTAGGATGGCAATGGCGGCGTGTAAGGACAATCCAGAATGAGATTAACGAGCTTAAGAAAGAAGTCAAACCTGCTCCTGTCACCCCTGACGGCAATCCTGTGGAGGTGGAGGTAACTCCGTCCCCGGTTCAAGTGAAAATTCAGCAACTCACTGATCAGAGGAAGGAGCTGCTGAAAGGGTCTTACAGGGAAAGGCACTTCAACGCAGGATCCATATTGCTGGGTTTTGGGGTGCTTGAAGCGGTTGGAGGAGGAGTGAACACGTGGCTTAGGACAGGAAAACTCTTCCCCGGTCCACATTTGTTTGCAGGAGCAG GTATTACGGTGCTATGGGCACTGGCAGCAGCTTTAGTACCACCAATGCAGAGAGGAAGTGAAACTGCTAGAAATCTTCACATAGTATTGAATACATTAAACGTTCTCCTCTTTGTGTGGCAGATTCCCACTGGAATTGAAATTGTATTCAAAGTGTTTGAGTTCACCAAATGGCCTTGA